Proteins encoded by one window of Candidatus Sumerlaea chitinivorans:
- a CDS encoding Lipopolysaccharide ABC transporter, ATP-binding protein LptB, translated as MSRLATESLVKEFSGRRVVDGVSLELRKGEIVGLLGANGAGKSTTFNMIVGFLRPTSGRILLNDQDITGLPMHHRARLGIGYLAQDMSIFRKLTVEENILAILETTKLPREKQRERLEMLLEELGIAHLAKSRAYTLSGGERRRVEIARALVHEPDFILLDEPFSGVDPKAVEELQDIIFHMQARGLGVLITDHNVRETLSVTDRSYIIFEGRVMLSGTAEELVNSPEARKYYLGERFYMDVSRIEQRKRELTHKTSLPPLKADGVEGEPKR; from the coding sequence ATGTCACGATTGGCTACAGAAAGCTTGGTAAAAGAGTTTAGCGGACGCCGTGTGGTGGACGGTGTTTCCTTGGAGCTGCGAAAAGGCGAAATCGTTGGCTTGTTAGGGGCCAATGGCGCCGGGAAGTCGACCACATTCAATATGATTGTGGGCTTTCTGCGACCAACTTCGGGTCGGATTTTGCTTAATGATCAGGATATCACCGGTCTCCCAATGCACCACCGGGCGCGCTTGGGGATTGGGTATCTGGCGCAAGACATGTCCATTTTTCGCAAGCTGACCGTCGAAGAGAATATCTTAGCGATCTTGGAAACAACCAAGCTGCCGAGAGAAAAGCAACGCGAACGCCTTGAGATGTTACTTGAAGAACTTGGGATTGCCCATTTGGCAAAAAGTCGTGCTTACACGCTTTCGGGCGGCGAGCGGCGGCGCGTGGAGATTGCCCGAGCGTTAGTGCACGAACCCGATTTCATTTTGTTGGACGAGCCATTTTCTGGGGTAGACCCGAAAGCAGTTGAGGAGCTTCAGGATATCATCTTCCACATGCAGGCACGTGGTCTGGGAGTTCTCATCACCGACCACAATGTTCGCGAAACACTGAGTGTGACGGACCGTTCGTACATCATTTTTGAAGGCCGGGTGATGCTCTCTGGCACAGCCGAAGAGCTTGTCAACAGTCCTGAGGCGCGCAAATACTACCTCGGGGAACGTTTCTATATGGATGTTTCGCGCATCGAGCAACGCAAGCGTGAGCTGACCCACAAGACCTCCTTGCCTCCTTTGAAGGCTGATGGTGTAGAAGGCGAACCGAAGCGTTGA
- a CDS encoding N-acetylmannosaminyltransferase has protein sequence MDKSGEVTRPPEAVDFLGVPIARLTAKEFISWFCEELERRAKADPCLRPLFVTYLNAACSNLAEKNKQYCETLRSADLVYADGQAIVWASKFLGDPLPERVNAADFFPEFCAAVAQRGWSLYLVGSPEGVAAAAAGTFQQLVPHLRVSGTHHGYFDLEDQRVVEAVRASGADILVVGMGVPRQELWAKRHLEAFGVKAVWCVGAMFEYFAGYRARAPRWMRRAGLEWLFRLVLEPRRLWRRYVIGNTVFIFRVLRARFWSQREK, from the coding sequence ATGGACAAATCTGGTGAGGTGACACGCCCCCCCGAAGCAGTGGATTTTTTGGGGGTCCCGATTGCTCGGCTCACTGCCAAGGAGTTTATTTCTTGGTTTTGTGAAGAGCTGGAAAGGCGAGCCAAGGCTGACCCATGCTTGCGCCCTTTGTTTGTTACCTATCTCAATGCAGCGTGCTCAAACCTTGCCGAGAAGAACAAACAGTACTGCGAGACTTTACGATCTGCCGACCTCGTCTATGCCGATGGGCAGGCGATTGTGTGGGCAAGCAAATTCCTTGGAGACCCGCTGCCGGAGCGGGTGAATGCCGCCGATTTTTTCCCGGAGTTTTGCGCCGCCGTCGCACAAAGGGGATGGTCGCTTTACCTTGTGGGGTCGCCAGAAGGCGTGGCAGCGGCAGCGGCTGGAACCTTTCAGCAGCTTGTACCTCATCTTCGTGTTTCTGGGACCCACCACGGGTATTTCGATCTTGAAGATCAGCGGGTTGTCGAGGCGGTCCGCGCGTCCGGAGCGGATATTCTTGTGGTCGGCATGGGGGTGCCCCGGCAAGAGCTCTGGGCCAAGCGCCATCTTGAGGCGTTCGGCGTGAAGGCTGTGTGGTGTGTCGGTGCCATGTTTGAGTATTTTGCCGGCTATCGGGCACGTGCGCCCCGCTGGATGCGACGAGCCGGCTTAGAGTGGCTTTTTCGTCTCGTGCTCGAGCCACGCCGGTTGTGGCGCCGGTACGTGATCGGGAATACGGTTTTCATTTTTCGGGTTCTGCGAGCAAGGTTCTGGAGCCAGCGTGAGAAGTAA
- a CDS encoding Acetolactate synthase large subunit, which yields MSAQVTSAPRKVRKNPMAGQTLTGAEMIVQVLADEGVDTVFGYSGGAILPTFDAIFRYNAAHSKGKKDAIQLIVPANEQGAGFMAAGYARSSGKVGVFIVTSGPGATNTVTPIRDCMADSVPVVLICGQVPRSAIGTDAFQEAPVFNIMSACAKHVFLVKNPEELEATVRTAFEIARSGRPGPVVIDVPKDVQNWSGVFRGEGLLNLRGYRERIQHLEESRITKEQARDFFKMLLRSERPLLYVGGGVINANAAAELRKFSQRFNIPVVTTLMGIGAMDTRSELCLHMLGMHGTAYANYAVEDCDFLIAVGARFDDRVAGKVAEFAPNARDIAHIDIDAAEIGKVKPVTWSHVGDAKTALADLLEYGRHFKKDFSKWVEHVKALKRDYPLNYDRKSPLIQPQYVIECLNEITKGEAIITTGVGQHQMWAAQYGEFRHPRTWLTSGSMGTMGFGLPAAIGAQFANPDKLVVDVDGDGSLRMNLGELETVTTYNLPVKVLLLNNYGDGMVRQWQRLYFGKRFTASDKSLRKKDFIKAAQADGFEFAKRVTDKSKVRKALEEFVQFNGPAFLEVIIDPDAGVFPMVGPGMGYKEMVTGDFIKARPVPPKPVDLEVDMTKIPDLF from the coding sequence GTGAGCGCTCAGGTCACATCGGCACCACGGAAAGTTCGTAAGAATCCAATGGCAGGCCAAACCCTTACGGGCGCAGAAATGATTGTGCAGGTTTTAGCCGATGAAGGCGTCGATACAGTATTTGGCTACAGTGGTGGAGCCATTCTTCCAACCTTCGACGCGATTTTCCGCTATAACGCAGCCCACTCAAAAGGCAAAAAAGATGCGATCCAACTCATCGTCCCGGCAAACGAGCAAGGGGCCGGCTTCATGGCTGCCGGTTATGCTCGCAGCAGCGGTAAGGTGGGTGTTTTCATCGTTACCTCAGGCCCCGGCGCCACGAACACAGTTACACCCATTCGGGATTGTATGGCGGACTCAGTGCCTGTGGTCCTGATTTGTGGCCAAGTGCCTCGTTCCGCAATCGGGACGGATGCCTTCCAGGAAGCCCCAGTGTTCAACATTATGAGTGCGTGCGCGAAGCACGTGTTTCTTGTAAAGAACCCCGAGGAACTGGAAGCAACGGTTCGCACGGCTTTCGAGATTGCGCGCTCAGGTCGCCCCGGTCCGGTGGTCATTGATGTGCCCAAGGACGTACAGAACTGGTCAGGAGTTTTCCGTGGCGAAGGCCTACTGAATCTGCGCGGTTACCGCGAGCGCATCCAGCATCTCGAAGAATCGCGCATCACGAAGGAGCAGGCGCGTGACTTTTTCAAGATGCTTCTCCGCTCCGAACGCCCCTTGTTGTATGTGGGAGGTGGCGTGATCAATGCGAACGCCGCTGCTGAACTTCGAAAGTTCAGCCAGCGTTTCAACATTCCCGTGGTCACGACTCTGATGGGCATCGGGGCCATGGACACGCGAAGCGAACTGTGCCTGCACATGCTGGGAATGCACGGCACGGCGTATGCAAACTATGCGGTGGAGGATTGTGATTTTCTGATCGCGGTCGGCGCACGCTTTGATGATCGCGTTGCGGGCAAAGTGGCTGAGTTTGCTCCCAATGCCCGCGACATTGCTCACATTGATATTGACGCTGCAGAAATTGGAAAAGTGAAGCCGGTGACGTGGAGCCATGTCGGAGATGCCAAGACTGCCCTTGCGGACCTGCTCGAATACGGTCGGCACTTCAAGAAGGACTTCTCGAAATGGGTCGAGCACGTAAAGGCCCTCAAACGCGACTACCCGCTCAATTATGACAGAAAATCCCCTCTCATCCAGCCGCAATATGTGATCGAATGCCTCAACGAAATCACCAAGGGAGAAGCGATCATCACCACAGGAGTTGGCCAGCACCAGATGTGGGCCGCCCAATACGGTGAGTTCCGTCATCCGCGCACGTGGCTTACCTCGGGTAGCATGGGAACGATGGGGTTCGGCCTGCCGGCGGCCATCGGCGCTCAATTCGCAAATCCCGATAAGCTCGTCGTCGATGTCGACGGCGACGGGAGCTTGCGTATGAATCTTGGGGAGCTCGAAACAGTAACCACCTACAATCTGCCGGTGAAAGTCCTGCTGTTGAACAACTATGGCGATGGAATGGTTCGCCAATGGCAGAGGTTGTATTTCGGCAAGCGTTTCACCGCGAGTGACAAATCCTTGCGCAAGAAAGACTTCATCAAAGCGGCTCAAGCCGATGGCTTTGAATTTGCCAAGCGTGTGACCGACAAGTCGAAGGTGCGCAAGGCGCTTGAAGAATTCGTTCAGTTCAACGGGCCAGCGTTCCTTGAGGTGATCATTGATCCAGACGCTGGGGTGTTCCCGATGGTCGGGCCCGGGATGGGTTACAAAGAAATGGTCACGGGGGATTTCATCAAAGCCCGGCCAGTTCCTCCGAAACCCGTGGATTTGGAAGTGGACATGACGAAGATTCCCGATCTCTTCTGA
- a CDS encoding Xanthan lyase, producing MSRLRLLLTLAVLVSGAAALAAPATMARDQILEIGYEMYLLQWPCKDCNIYSGVANATCPYTTTGTKQGIAYKWGGYDTRDSFWLNVVTNCGWAGDTNSAAIVSGTYGDDCSGFASLCLKSGRYTTSSFPSVTTLTSYALIAPGDLMNNAGSHVRIFEKYTATNLTMLLECTTGVSPGRVVRRVLPTDANYEPRRYNYVVPWPSIIGATATGSSSAVIDFRGAADIGFRVYMSTDLSTWTRVADESTLGPQAQQAPVTGLSPSVVYYFRVTALNAGGESTPSSILPLRLASGWPKVLLVNGYDRWTRKTESGGNAHSFLIRDAQCIAAKPLAFDSVDNLRVVDWSVDLRNYDCVWWLLGDESSTDDALSYQEQLQLQRYLEGGGKLFISGSELLYDLIAKANTINDVPFVTNYLKANYVSDGSAGNGYALEGVPGTPFEGITGTFDNGSGGMFNVLYPDVISPQAGATLILRYNATQGAGIMYVGPVGSSTLNASIVYLGFPFEAITASTTRAALANRVLELFFPALSSIEEWREY from the coding sequence ATGAGTCGCCTGCGGCTATTGCTTACCCTCGCTGTTTTGGTTTCTGGAGCCGCAGCCCTTGCGGCTCCTGCCACGATGGCACGCGATCAAATTCTCGAAATCGGCTACGAGATGTACCTGCTTCAATGGCCCTGCAAAGACTGTAACATCTATTCAGGAGTGGCCAACGCAACGTGCCCATATACCACGACGGGGACGAAGCAAGGAATCGCGTACAAATGGGGAGGCTATGACACTCGAGACTCGTTTTGGCTAAACGTTGTCACGAATTGCGGATGGGCGGGTGACACGAATTCGGCGGCAATTGTGAGCGGGACTTACGGTGACGATTGTTCTGGGTTTGCGTCACTGTGTCTAAAGTCGGGCCGCTATACGACCAGTTCGTTTCCCTCAGTCACAACACTGACGAGCTATGCCCTGATTGCTCCGGGGGACCTCATGAACAACGCAGGTTCTCACGTGAGGATCTTCGAGAAATACACAGCCACCAACCTCACGATGCTTCTCGAATGTACAACAGGTGTTAGCCCCGGCCGAGTCGTGCGAAGAGTGTTACCGACGGATGCCAACTACGAGCCACGAAGGTACAACTACGTGGTGCCGTGGCCTTCTATCATTGGCGCGACCGCCACTGGCTCTTCCAGCGCCGTAATCGATTTTCGGGGAGCCGCAGATATCGGTTTTCGGGTTTATATGAGTACCGACCTCTCCACGTGGACACGGGTGGCCGACGAATCTACCCTTGGCCCACAAGCGCAACAAGCGCCCGTGACCGGGCTTTCTCCCAGCGTGGTTTATTACTTCCGCGTCACAGCACTCAATGCGGGTGGGGAGTCCACCCCGTCGAGCATTTTGCCCCTGCGGCTCGCCTCGGGCTGGCCCAAAGTCTTGCTTGTGAATGGTTACGACCGCTGGACGCGCAAAACGGAATCTGGCGGCAATGCGCACAGTTTTCTAATTCGCGATGCGCAATGCATCGCTGCCAAACCACTCGCATTTGATTCCGTGGACAATTTGCGGGTCGTGGATTGGAGCGTGGACCTCCGTAATTACGATTGTGTGTGGTGGCTTCTCGGGGACGAATCCAGTACGGATGATGCCCTGAGTTATCAAGAACAGCTCCAATTGCAGCGTTACCTTGAGGGCGGGGGAAAGCTGTTTATCTCCGGTTCTGAGCTTCTCTACGATCTCATCGCAAAAGCCAACACGATCAACGACGTGCCGTTTGTGACGAACTACCTAAAAGCGAATTACGTTTCCGATGGATCGGCTGGCAACGGCTATGCCCTTGAGGGGGTTCCCGGCACCCCCTTCGAGGGAATCACGGGGACTTTCGACAACGGTTCCGGCGGGATGTTCAATGTGCTGTATCCGGACGTAATCTCCCCGCAAGCGGGCGCCACGCTGATCCTGCGGTACAATGCGACCCAAGGTGCGGGAATCATGTACGTTGGACCAGTGGGGTCGAGTACCCTCAACGCCTCGATTGTCTACTTAGGATTCCCATTCGAAGCGATTACTGCAAGCACGACCCGCGCCGCTCTCGCCAACCGAGTGCTTGAGCTCTTTTTCCCAGCACTAAGCAGTATTGAAGAGTGGCGCGAATACTAA
- a CDS encoding Putative inner membrane protein has protein sequence MAVDQTVEIETYFGESRQRISRETVLIAVICCCLAILLRVVALGTKELFGDEFFALDYATGDRPNLFREIFHGHLPLYYEILRGWTKLFGASHDWILRIPSALFGVAAWVAFFFYAFRYLRGLAFVIALVVFALNPTAVAVSNEASSFALLTLWVVLSNYFCVRALDEGGRREWTLWAIASVGGFLTHPFFWFLLLAQFVFGLLRPRKTPRGFIILSATGIFLIIAALVGGVLYAQFRMVGVRPDAPSLADLARGLVAMTLGNFPRYAYGDRVFVRSLLYLLVLTALVFSWIYYRKREAEAEALPENVVWVDETQDVVGKWTRLSLASFLMYQWVTFVVPAFCIMCVGGFASGMYLRPEYFLVCLPSVTILVAAGIDGAPGRVGTIALSVLFVIIMSYYNLAALTDTGYGVKKAFRKMASKTFSPAEDVFLVVVPSGLERSLQRYNPGIPTEMIHSRDLTQPDQINGLLERLVEKRERVFVLYHDDFRRIGKSDRSLVREWFGLRKNIFETDDKWTLSPPEKTELRIYKRIDPTKSPPKDE, from the coding sequence TTGGCAGTCGATCAAACAGTCGAAATCGAAACCTATTTCGGAGAATCGAGACAGCGGATTTCGCGCGAAACGGTCCTGATCGCGGTTATCTGCTGTTGCTTGGCCATCCTGTTGCGAGTGGTGGCCCTTGGCACGAAAGAACTCTTTGGAGATGAGTTCTTCGCCCTCGATTACGCAACGGGCGACCGTCCAAATCTTTTCCGAGAGATCTTCCATGGCCACTTACCACTTTATTACGAAATCCTGAGAGGCTGGACCAAGCTTTTCGGTGCGTCACACGACTGGATCCTTCGTATCCCATCGGCGCTATTCGGGGTTGCCGCGTGGGTGGCGTTTTTCTTCTACGCATTTCGATACCTTCGTGGGCTCGCCTTTGTGATTGCTCTTGTGGTGTTCGCCTTGAATCCCACAGCAGTTGCGGTAAGCAACGAGGCTTCCTCGTTCGCTCTGCTGACTTTGTGGGTTGTGCTTTCCAATTATTTCTGTGTCCGCGCCTTGGATGAAGGTGGCCGACGTGAGTGGACGCTTTGGGCAATCGCCAGTGTGGGTGGTTTTCTTACCCATCCGTTTTTCTGGTTCTTGTTATTAGCACAATTTGTCTTCGGTCTGCTGCGGCCCCGCAAGACGCCGCGAGGCTTCATCATTCTGAGTGCAACTGGGATTTTCTTAATCATTGCCGCGCTTGTTGGAGGTGTTCTTTACGCTCAATTTCGCATGGTGGGCGTCAGGCCAGATGCTCCATCGCTGGCTGACCTTGCACGGGGCCTCGTGGCAATGACCTTGGGTAATTTCCCTCGCTATGCTTACGGCGATCGCGTGTTCGTGCGGTCCTTGCTTTATCTTCTTGTTCTCACGGCGCTCGTCTTCAGCTGGATTTACTATCGCAAACGGGAGGCAGAGGCTGAAGCCCTACCAGAAAATGTTGTGTGGGTAGATGAGACACAAGATGTGGTGGGAAAGTGGACTCGCCTGAGCCTTGCGTCTTTCCTTATGTACCAGTGGGTTACCTTTGTTGTGCCGGCTTTCTGCATTATGTGTGTGGGGGGCTTTGCGTCAGGGATGTATCTGCGTCCCGAGTACTTCCTTGTGTGCTTACCCTCGGTGACGATCCTTGTGGCAGCGGGGATTGACGGTGCGCCCGGGCGAGTCGGGACCATAGCTTTGTCGGTCCTCTTTGTGATCATCATGTCCTACTATAATCTGGCCGCGCTCACAGATACTGGCTATGGGGTCAAGAAGGCATTTCGGAAAATGGCAAGCAAGACCTTCTCACCAGCGGAAGATGTCTTCTTGGTCGTCGTCCCCAGCGGCTTGGAGCGCTCTCTCCAGCGCTACAACCCCGGCATACCCACAGAAATGATTCATTCGCGTGATCTCACGCAACCCGACCAAATCAACGGCTTACTTGAACGCCTTGTTGAAAAGCGCGAACGTGTCTTCGTGTTGTACCATGACGACTTCCGACGAATCGGCAAATCCGACCGCTCTCTTGTCCGCGAGTGGTTTGGATTGAGGAAAAATATTTTCGAGACGGACGACAAGTGGACACTCAGCCCACCAGAAAAAACCGAGCTGCGCATCTACAAACGCATTGATCCGACGAAGTCGCCGCCAAAAGACGAGTAG